In Mycolicibacterium phocaicum, one DNA window encodes the following:
- a CDS encoding helix-turn-helix domain-containing protein has protein sequence MRVWEIGPAQVMVVGTFGDLEIHHHPAVQIGVGLMGPLTVRTDGAAPRSGHVVVIASGAGHAVRSEPTDVTLAFYLAPHTWPGTALHTRALSESGDGIWLPEGGPALAQRVADAYDADPELAAAALIDHLCGDPREQPGLHPQLRQALDLIYSGTTESVDLASVAHEVAVSPDYLGRLCRQQTGVSFSAATRWARLLSGLKHLAGGEQVTDAAHLAGFADGSHANRVCREMTGAAPSEIARALRDSTDPSKY, from the coding sequence ATGCGCGTCTGGGAGATCGGTCCAGCGCAGGTCATGGTCGTCGGCACGTTCGGCGACCTGGAGATTCACCACCATCCGGCGGTGCAGATCGGTGTCGGCCTGATGGGTCCGCTGACGGTCCGAACAGACGGCGCGGCGCCCCGGAGCGGGCACGTCGTCGTCATCGCCAGCGGCGCCGGGCACGCGGTGCGGTCCGAGCCCACCGACGTCACGCTGGCGTTCTACCTGGCGCCGCACACGTGGCCCGGGACGGCGCTGCACACCCGGGCACTGAGCGAATCCGGTGATGGCATCTGGCTGCCCGAGGGCGGCCCGGCACTGGCGCAGAGAGTGGCGGACGCCTACGACGCCGACCCCGAGCTGGCCGCCGCCGCATTGATCGACCACCTCTGTGGCGACCCCCGAGAGCAACCCGGGCTGCATCCGCAGTTGAGGCAGGCGCTGGACCTGATCTACAGCGGCACAACCGAATCCGTCGACTTGGCATCCGTCGCCCACGAAGTCGCGGTGTCGCCGGACTACCTCGGCCGCCTGTGCCGGCAGCAGACCGGCGTGTCCTTCTCGGCAGCCACCCGGTGGGCCAGGCTGCTCTCCGGGTTGAAACATCTCGCCGGCGGCGAGCAGGTCACCGACGCCGCACATCTGGCCGGATTCGCCGACGGCTCCCACGCCAACCGGGTATGCCGTGAGATGACCGGCGCGGCGCCGTCCGAGATCGCCCGGGCGCTGCGGGATTCGACGGATCCGTCCAAGTACTGA